In a single window of the Micrococcaceae bacterium Sec5.7 genome:
- a CDS encoding hydrogenase maturation protease, with translation MSNHPGPQESSGGAPPALPPRVLVAGVGNIFLRDDGFGPEVARRLAADPSSQRPGIRVTDYGIRGMHLAYDLLDGVAVLVLVDAVPPSDSGAGSQPGSIRVLGIGADDVHGSLGRTEAAGALDPHGMDPVVVLGRLQALGGELPLTYLVGCVAADTEEGIGLSAAVEAAVPAAMAEVLALVNEHIPAAYERC, from the coding sequence GTGAGCAACCATCCCGGTCCGCAGGAATCCTCGGGCGGCGCACCCCCGGCCCTGCCGCCGCGCGTCCTAGTGGCCGGTGTGGGCAATATTTTCCTGCGCGACGACGGATTCGGGCCGGAGGTGGCCCGGCGTCTGGCGGCTGACCCGAGCAGCCAACGGCCCGGTATCCGCGTGACGGACTACGGCATCCGGGGAATGCATCTGGCCTACGACCTGCTGGACGGGGTCGCCGTGCTGGTGCTGGTGGACGCGGTCCCGCCGTCGGACTCCGGCGCCGGCAGTCAGCCCGGAAGCATCCGCGTGCTGGGGATCGGTGCGGACGATGTACACGGTTCGCTGGGCCGGACGGAGGCGGCCGGTGCGCTGGATCCGCACGGGATGGACCCGGTGGTGGTGCTGGGACGGTTGCAGGCGTTGGGCGGTGAGCTTCCGCTGACGTATCTGGTCGGCTGCGTTGCGGCGGACACCGAGGAGGGCATCGGTCTCTCCGCCGCGGTGGAGGCAGCCGTACCGGCCGCGATGGCCGAGGTCCTTGCCCTGGTGAACGAGCACATCCCAGCGGCCTACGAACGATGCTAA
- a CDS encoding HypC/HybG/HupF family hydrogenase formation chaperone, whose amino-acid sequence MCLGIPGQVVELVEGYGDQLALVDVAGVRRNINIGLLDEGPLEPGMWVIIHMGFALERVDAAGAEKAMRGLELMGRPMDADGA is encoded by the coding sequence ATGTGCCTAGGAATTCCGGGTCAGGTGGTGGAGCTGGTTGAGGGCTACGGCGATCAGCTGGCCTTGGTGGATGTGGCCGGTGTGCGGCGGAACATCAACATCGGATTGCTGGACGAGGGACCGCTCGAACCGGGAATGTGGGTCATTATCCATATGGGATTCGCGCTGGAGCGCGTAGATGCTGCCGGCGCGGAAAAGGCCATGAGGGGGCTGGAACTGATGGGCCGGCCGATGGATGCCGACGGCGCCTAA
- a CDS encoding DUF6390 family protein, whose amino-acid sequence MVIDGAQLFVRYAYPPNSRGSCGPPDSDALLHYGQSGVTDPGLRELAKGFAGAWPYLELIAAATGIRDPLDHRVVEAYWVGNALLDTIGVTNVGNSMEERFRARTGRQFPHLVEGVLAGGVPHHSFHVFEVYPWLGLLRDDRRYATALNVLDKCRIRWGDVLAITGDEAVVRSRPLSWDGRVLSLGEAQLETAKYAVAGSGFVAGLAVGDVVSLHWDWVCDRLTPGQLHQLQLFTSRHLRIANSGVEHRGTAIALERYI is encoded by the coding sequence ATGGTTATCGATGGCGCCCAACTGTTTGTCCGTTATGCCTACCCGCCCAACTCCCGGGGCAGTTGCGGGCCGCCGGACAGTGACGCCTTGCTTCACTACGGACAATCCGGCGTGACCGACCCGGGCCTGCGCGAGCTGGCAAAAGGCTTCGCCGGTGCGTGGCCCTACCTGGAACTCATCGCCGCGGCCACGGGCATCCGCGATCCGCTGGACCACCGCGTCGTCGAGGCCTACTGGGTGGGCAATGCGCTGTTGGATACCATCGGCGTCACCAATGTTGGCAACTCCATGGAGGAGCGGTTCCGCGCCCGCACCGGACGGCAGTTTCCGCACCTGGTCGAGGGCGTGCTGGCCGGTGGCGTCCCGCACCACAGTTTCCACGTTTTTGAGGTCTACCCGTGGCTGGGACTGCTGCGGGATGACCGCCGCTACGCCACCGCACTGAACGTGCTGGACAAATGCCGCATCAGATGGGGCGACGTCCTGGCCATCACCGGAGACGAGGCGGTAGTGCGTTCCCGTCCGCTGTCGTGGGACGGCAGGGTACTCTCGCTCGGCGAGGCCCAGCTGGAAACGGCCAAATATGCAGTGGCAGGCTCCGGCTTCGTGGCCGGCCTGGCGGTGGGGGACGTGGTGTCCCTGCACTGGGACTGGGTGTGCGACCGCCTTACCCCGGGACAGCTGCACCAGCTCCAGCTCTTCACCAGCCGGCACCTGAGGATCGCCAACAGCGGGGTCGAACACCGCGGCACGGCAATCGCTCTGGAACGCTACATCTAG
- a CDS encoding ABC transporter substrate-binding protein, which produces MDPSEIVRRSVLRGIILGGGAVLLSGCGQPGSSAGTQPPTVAAADPISVKDQRGKTITFSGPVTRVVTIPMPAASLLVAVDQGADHLAAMHNASWIAMRDGIMGQLYPAALKIPHDIATQDFTPNVESVRALDPDVVVQWSDSQLTAPLENAGLKVVGLNNTGKQQDVDAWIALFAAMLGKPDRAAQIKARSDAELKEVQSAAIGRTQAGPRILYFNRFTGGLKVAGTNSYNDFYIKLVGGTNPASGQQGVKGSGMVGVDVEQVLAWDPEVILLGNFDGAMPNDIYSNPIWQTIAAVRARRVYKVPLGGYRWDPPGQESPLMWHWLSDISFPQPQKSQLRSKVAGYYDFLYARQPSPAQIDKILWTDVNGRSAAYGQFDAS; this is translated from the coding sequence TTGGATCCCAGTGAGATTGTCCGGCGCTCGGTGTTGCGCGGCATCATTCTTGGCGGTGGCGCGGTCCTGCTGTCCGGATGCGGCCAGCCCGGTTCATCCGCCGGCACCCAGCCGCCAACGGTGGCGGCCGCGGATCCGATCAGTGTGAAGGACCAGCGAGGCAAAACCATCACGTTCAGCGGGCCCGTCACCCGCGTGGTGACCATACCGATGCCCGCGGCATCCCTGCTGGTGGCCGTCGACCAGGGCGCGGACCACCTCGCAGCAATGCACAATGCGTCCTGGATCGCGATGCGGGACGGCATCATGGGCCAGCTCTATCCGGCGGCACTGAAGATCCCGCATGACATCGCGACCCAGGATTTCACCCCCAATGTGGAAAGCGTCCGGGCCCTGGACCCGGACGTCGTCGTGCAGTGGAGCGATTCCCAGCTCACCGCTCCCCTGGAGAACGCCGGGCTGAAGGTTGTTGGCCTGAACAATACCGGGAAGCAGCAGGATGTTGACGCCTGGATTGCGCTGTTCGCCGCGATGCTCGGCAAACCGGACCGGGCCGCGCAGATCAAGGCCCGCAGCGATGCCGAGCTCAAGGAAGTACAGTCGGCGGCCATCGGACGCACCCAGGCCGGCCCGCGCATCCTGTATTTCAACCGCTTCACCGGCGGCTTGAAAGTGGCGGGAACCAACAGCTATAACGACTTTTACATCAAGCTGGTGGGCGGTACCAATCCCGCCTCCGGCCAGCAGGGCGTCAAGGGCTCCGGGATGGTGGGTGTGGACGTGGAGCAGGTGCTGGCCTGGGATCCGGAGGTCATCCTGCTGGGCAACTTCGACGGCGCGATGCCCAATGACATCTATTCCAACCCCATCTGGCAGACCATCGCCGCGGTGCGTGCGCGGCGGGTCTACAAGGTGCCGCTGGGAGGCTACCGGTGGGATCCGCCCGGGCAGGAATCCCCGCTGATGTGGCATTGGCTTTCGGACATCAGCTTCCCCCAGCCGCAGAAATCCCAGCTGCGGAGCAAAGTGGCCGGCTACTACGATTTCCTCTACGCGCGCCAGCCCAGCCCGGCGCAGATTGACAAGATCCTTTGGACCGATGTGAACGGCCGGTCGGCCGCCTACGGGCAATTCGATGCTTCATGA
- a CDS encoding iron ABC transporter permease, which produces MGLLALAMGRYNVPFWDVVQTLASRLVPGRSPVSGAEQNVVLLVRLPRVLLALLVGGGLAIGGAALQAIFRNPLVSPDIIGVSAGASFGGALALLLGVGSALLVGSSFLFGLGALGLLVLITSGKGGTPMLMIVLGGVVTGSFFSALVALVTYIADPFTTLPAIVFWLLGSVASATYAQVLVAAGPVLVGTVVLLALRWRINVLSLGDEDAAALGLRPRTLRWVVLVSVALIVAGAVAVSGAISWVGLVIPHLARMWVGPDHRVLLPVSFLMGGAYIIAVDTIARTATAGEIPLGVLTALIGAPVFFLLLRRNRDRIWDSA; this is translated from the coding sequence GTGGGTTTACTGGCGCTGGCGATGGGACGCTACAACGTTCCGTTCTGGGATGTGGTGCAGACCTTGGCCTCGCGCCTGGTGCCCGGCAGGTCGCCGGTGAGCGGTGCGGAACAGAATGTGGTGCTGCTGGTCCGTCTCCCCCGGGTGCTGCTGGCCCTGCTGGTGGGCGGCGGGCTGGCGATCGGCGGGGCGGCGCTGCAGGCCATTTTCCGCAATCCGCTGGTCAGCCCGGACATCATCGGCGTCTCCGCGGGAGCGTCATTCGGAGGCGCGCTGGCCCTGCTGCTTGGTGTGGGCTCCGCGCTGCTGGTCGGTTCTTCGTTCCTGTTTGGCCTGGGCGCGCTGGGACTGCTGGTTCTGATCACCTCGGGCAAGGGCGGCACACCCATGCTGATGATAGTGCTGGGCGGTGTGGTTACCGGGTCCTTTTTCTCGGCCCTGGTTGCCCTGGTGACCTACATTGCGGACCCCTTCACCACACTGCCCGCCATTGTCTTCTGGCTGCTGGGCAGTGTGGCATCGGCGACCTACGCGCAGGTGCTGGTGGCTGCGGGACCGGTGCTGGTGGGCACGGTTGTACTGCTGGCGCTGCGCTGGCGCATCAATGTGCTCTCGCTCGGGGACGAGGATGCGGCCGCGTTGGGGCTGCGGCCACGGACGCTGCGCTGGGTGGTGCTGGTCTCGGTGGCCCTGATTGTGGCCGGTGCGGTGGCGGTCAGCGGTGCGATCAGCTGGGTGGGGCTGGTGATTCCGCACCTGGCCCGGATGTGGGTGGGACCGGACCACCGTGTGCTGCTGCCGGTCTCCTTCCTGATGGGCGGGGCGTACATCATTGCGGTGGACACCATCGCCCGGACAGCGACGGCCGGGGAGATCCCGCTGGGAGTCCTCACCGCACTGATCGGCGCCCCGGTTTTCTTCCTGCTGCTGCGGCGCAACCGGGACAGGATCTGGGACAGTGCTTGA
- a CDS encoding ABC transporter ATP-binding protein, with the protein MLELAGAGFGYSRQSWVFRGLSFTVPAGTATAVLGPNGAGKTTLVRCAAGLLKPQEGQVHRLDTVGYVPQAHGSAFAYRALDMVLMGRARKVGVFRSPGPSDTATAARAMERVGIGALADRLFPTLSGGEQQLVLIARAIAAGCPILVLDEPATGLDLKNQARVLTLLRELLADGLSMLLSTHHPDHALYLADSVVLIGRDRVQAGTAAQLLTARELSALYGVRVSTVDYDDGGQSRRTVVAHFDVAPAGTQPTG; encoded by the coding sequence GTGCTTGAGCTGGCCGGCGCCGGCTTCGGTTACTCCCGCCAGAGCTGGGTGTTCCGCGGACTGAGTTTCACGGTTCCGGCCGGGACCGCCACTGCGGTGCTTGGACCCAACGGCGCCGGAAAGACGACGCTGGTCCGCTGTGCCGCCGGCCTGCTCAAGCCGCAGGAGGGCCAGGTGCACCGGCTGGACACCGTGGGATACGTGCCGCAGGCGCACGGCAGCGCATTCGCGTACCGGGCGTTGGACATGGTCCTGATGGGGCGTGCCCGGAAGGTAGGAGTTTTCCGCTCGCCGGGTCCCTCGGACACCGCGACGGCGGCCCGGGCGATGGAACGGGTTGGCATCGGCGCGCTGGCCGACCGGCTCTTCCCCACACTCAGCGGCGGCGAGCAGCAACTGGTGCTGATTGCCCGGGCCATCGCCGCGGGCTGCCCCATCCTGGTCCTGGACGAGCCCGCCACCGGGTTGGACCTGAAGAACCAGGCCCGGGTACTGACACTGTTGCGTGAGCTGCTGGCGGATGGCTTGTCCATGCTGCTCAGCACGCATCACCCGGACCACGCCCTGTATCTGGCAGATTCGGTGGTGCTGATTGGCCGGGACCGCGTCCAGGCGGGCACGGCGGCCCAGCTGCTCACGGCCCGGGAGCTGTCCGCACTGTACGGCGTCCGGGTCTCCACGGTTGATTACGACGACGGCGGGCAGTCCCGGCGCACGGTGGTGGCGCACTTCGATGTGGCCCCGGCCGGTACCCAGCCAACAGGTTGA
- a CDS encoding glycoside hydrolase family 36 protein — MIEDIGEQRMTRTVDELRGFPFVVQMDDGWEQIVGDWVENEGFPSGLHAFARTIRGAGFTPGLWLAPLICLPGSTLVRDHPDWLVRGTGSSPLIAGYNWDSHYYVLDTTQHGVREHLRGVFTNVVSDGFRYLKLDFMYAGALPGMRSTATPRERVYREAIEFIREVIGPEVYLLGCGVPMVPSVGIFGVRVGPDTASILVRDGSIAYPSCAGAAKHPTNTDHLNNGHYQYQAPNPVEVAARAHVFERHGRELPPQPVGWVPAGATSKCATTVRRDCPPSS; from the coding sequence TTGATCGAAGACATTGGCGAACAGCGCATGACCCGGACCGTGGACGAACTCCGAGGTTTCCCGTTCGTGGTCCAGATGGATGACGGATGGGAGCAGATCGTCGGAGACTGGGTGGAGAATGAGGGGTTCCCCTCCGGGCTGCATGCCTTCGCCCGGACGATCCGCGGGGCAGGCTTCACGCCCGGGCTGTGGCTCGCACCCCTGATTTGTCTGCCCGGCTCGACTCTGGTGCGTGATCACCCCGACTGGCTGGTCCGCGGCACCGGTAGTTCCCCTCTGATTGCCGGCTACAACTGGGATTCCCACTACTACGTTCTGGACACCACACAGCATGGCGTGCGTGAGCACCTGCGCGGAGTATTCACAAACGTTGTCAGCGACGGATTCCGATATCTCAAACTTGACTTCATGTACGCAGGGGCACTCCCGGGCATGCGCTCAACGGCGACACCGCGCGAACGGGTATACCGCGAAGCCATCGAGTTCATTCGTGAGGTCATCGGGCCGGAGGTGTATCTGCTTGGCTGCGGTGTGCCCATGGTTCCGTCCGTCGGAATTTTCGGCGTCCGCGTAGGCCCGGATACCGCCTCCATATTGGTGCGGGACGGTTCCATCGCCTATCCAAGCTGCGCCGGTGCGGCAAAACACCCGACGAATACAGACCACTTGAACAACGGCCATTACCAGTATCAAGCCCCCAACCCCGTTGAGGTGGCAGCTCGCGCCCATGTTTTCGAAAGACATGGGCGCGAGCTGCCACCTCAACCTGTTGGCTGGGTACCGGCCGGGGCCACATCGAAGTGCGCCACCACCGTGCGCCGGGACTGCCCGCCGTCGTCGTAA
- a CDS encoding Gfo/Idh/MocA family oxidoreductase has translation MDLRIGIVGFGQRASIWEQAHRPGRGSEVTIIYDTSDRGRADAAEKIPTAHIAGDLQELLDSGIDAVLVLTPDSKHALVAVETLKAGIPTFCEKPLEVTLPAADLILQTAYETGTRLYVGHNMRHMPVVVQMRQLIEEGTIGEVKAIWCRHFVGNGGDYYFKDWHSERKNVTSLLLQKGAHDIDVIHWLANGYTKRVSAVGDLAVYGDVASRRDNTGRRMEDWFSLDNWPPAAQTDLSPVIDVEDISMMQMVLDNGVLASYQQCHFTPDYWRNFTVIGTKGRIENFGDGPGDSIYVWTTRTGGGFPAPDQKIEILDGDGGHGGADSKLIAEFLDFAKNGGMTQTNPVAARQAVAAGLLAAESLRSDGSAREVPALPAQWVEYFNTGQPAGIHGGP, from the coding sequence ATGGACCTCAGGATTGGCATCGTCGGTTTCGGTCAGCGGGCAAGCATATGGGAGCAGGCGCACAGGCCGGGCCGGGGATCGGAAGTGACGATTATCTACGACACCAGCGACCGGGGCCGGGCGGACGCGGCGGAAAAGATCCCGACGGCCCACATTGCCGGTGACCTGCAGGAGCTTCTGGATAGCGGGATCGATGCGGTCCTGGTACTCACCCCGGACAGCAAGCATGCCCTGGTAGCGGTGGAAACCCTGAAGGCGGGCATCCCCACCTTCTGTGAGAAGCCCCTCGAGGTGACGCTGCCCGCCGCAGACCTGATCCTGCAGACCGCCTACGAGACCGGGACCCGGCTCTACGTCGGCCATAACATGCGCCACATGCCCGTGGTCGTGCAGATGCGCCAGCTGATTGAGGAGGGCACCATCGGGGAGGTCAAGGCTATCTGGTGCCGCCACTTCGTGGGCAACGGGGGTGACTACTACTTCAAGGACTGGCACTCCGAACGCAAAAACGTCACGTCCCTCCTGCTCCAGAAGGGTGCGCACGACATCGACGTCATCCACTGGCTGGCCAATGGCTACACCAAGCGGGTCTCCGCAGTCGGCGATCTGGCCGTCTACGGGGATGTCGCCAGCCGACGCGACAACACCGGGCGCCGGATGGAGGACTGGTTCAGCCTGGACAACTGGCCGCCTGCAGCGCAGACGGACCTGAGCCCGGTGATCGATGTGGAGGACATCTCGATGATGCAGATGGTCCTGGATAACGGGGTGCTGGCCTCATACCAGCAATGCCACTTCACCCCGGACTACTGGCGCAATTTCACGGTGATTGGCACTAAGGGCCGGATCGAAAACTTCGGCGACGGCCCGGGGGACTCCATCTACGTCTGGACCACCCGCACCGGCGGCGGTTTCCCGGCACCGGACCAGAAGATCGAAATCCTGGACGGCGACGGCGGCCACGGCGGTGCCGATTCCAAACTCATCGCTGAATTCCTGGACTTCGCCAAAAACGGCGGCATGACGCAAACCAACCCAGTCGCGGCGCGCCAGGCCGTCGCCGCAGGCCTCCTCGCCGCCGAATCGCTGCGCAGCGACGGCTCGGCCAGGGAGGTCCCCGCCCTGCCGGCCCAGTGGGTGGAGTACTTCAACACCGGTCAGCCGGCAGGCATCCACGGCGGGCCATGA
- a CDS encoding Gfo/Idh/MocA family oxidoreductase, whose translation MNNAPIPGINRKIRVALLSFAHTHAETYAKLLSERRDVEVIAADPEGSEANDKGPRGAELAARLGLRYVHSYEEALAWYPDVVIVTAENSRHRELVEAAAMAGAHILCEKPLATTPEDARAMVRAAQEANVFLMAAYPVRFSPAFLSLRDRIRAGKLGRILAIRGTNNGKIPLDDRAWFTDPKLSGGGALVDHVVHCADLIDELLGDRAVQVRAVTNRILHEDAGVGVETGGLVTVIYPDGVIASIDCSWSCPASSPTWGGLTLQVVGTLGTATIDPFSGHVSGHDRSGAVWAPIGDDPNAAMLDELLSAAREARIPQPDGGVGLRTLEIVSAAQESALTGQPVKLASHERPGQPIAH comes from the coding sequence ATGAATAATGCCCCAATCCCCGGGATCAACCGAAAGATTCGCGTGGCGCTGTTGTCCTTTGCGCACACACATGCAGAAACCTACGCCAAACTGCTTTCAGAACGGCGCGATGTCGAGGTGATTGCTGCCGATCCTGAAGGCAGCGAGGCAAACGATAAGGGGCCCCGCGGCGCTGAGCTGGCAGCCAGGCTCGGTCTCAGGTATGTGCACAGCTACGAGGAAGCCCTCGCCTGGTATCCCGACGTCGTCATTGTCACCGCCGAGAACTCCAGACATCGGGAACTGGTCGAAGCCGCAGCCATGGCGGGTGCACACATTCTGTGCGAAAAACCGTTGGCCACCACCCCGGAAGATGCGCGCGCCATGGTACGGGCTGCCCAGGAAGCGAACGTTTTCCTGATGGCTGCCTATCCGGTGCGGTTCTCACCGGCATTTCTGAGCCTTCGGGACCGGATCCGGGCAGGCAAGCTCGGAAGAATCCTGGCCATCAGGGGGACCAACAACGGCAAGATCCCTCTGGACGATAGGGCCTGGTTCACCGACCCGAAGCTATCGGGGGGCGGCGCACTGGTGGACCATGTCGTGCACTGTGCGGATCTGATCGATGAACTGCTAGGGGACCGCGCAGTCCAGGTTCGCGCGGTGACCAACCGGATTCTTCACGAGGATGCAGGGGTTGGGGTGGAAACGGGCGGATTGGTCACGGTGATTTATCCGGATGGGGTGATTGCCAGCATCGACTGTTCCTGGAGCTGCCCGGCATCATCACCGACCTGGGGCGGGTTGACGCTGCAGGTTGTCGGTACCCTCGGGACCGCAACCATCGATCCGTTCTCCGGGCACGTGAGCGGACATGACAGGTCCGGTGCCGTGTGGGCACCCATCGGCGACGATCCTAATGCAGCAATGCTCGATGAACTGCTGAGCGCCGCACGGGAAGCACGCATCCCACAACCCGACGGTGGCGTAGGCCTACGCACACTTGAAATTGTCAGTGCCGCCCAGGAATCAGCGCTAACCGGCCAACCTGTGAAACTCGCGTCGCACGAACGTCCCGGCCAGCCGATCGCCCATTGA
- a CDS encoding Gfo/Idh/MocA family oxidoreductase, with the protein MKSLKVGLLGAGGISPVHVNGWKALGAQISVYAVAGAPALAEEHGLQPCETPEELIHNAEIVCILTPSKYHRELALAAIEAGKHVVCEKPLGVTTEDSLAIAAAAAAANIQVYPAHVVRFFPDYARLKSEVESGRIGTPAILRFSRSGAAPSPGSWFFSEPDGGGIILDQMIHDLDQARWIAGDVVQVYAVQNPPTIEGQVPEAVAAQVVLTHASGAISYIQGAWGPRTMPFLTSFEVAGSTGVLRYDSRNDSTLVMDQGAAPEGASYLPPESQAESPYTTQIREFATAFSGGPPPRVSAADGVLAVALAEAAQESVRSGTAVDFDSAAILAPLMRSHAV; encoded by the coding sequence ATGAAGTCACTCAAAGTCGGTCTCCTGGGAGCCGGCGGCATCTCTCCCGTGCACGTCAACGGCTGGAAAGCCCTTGGCGCCCAAATCAGCGTCTATGCCGTCGCCGGCGCCCCCGCGCTGGCCGAAGAGCACGGGCTCCAGCCCTGTGAAACACCCGAGGAACTGATCCACAACGCCGAGATCGTCTGTATCCTGACACCGAGCAAATACCACCGCGAATTGGCCCTAGCCGCCATCGAGGCAGGCAAGCACGTCGTTTGTGAAAAACCACTCGGCGTCACCACCGAAGACTCGCTGGCAATAGCAGCCGCAGCCGCGGCTGCCAACATACAGGTCTATCCTGCGCACGTCGTTCGATTCTTCCCCGACTATGCACGGCTCAAATCGGAAGTGGAATCCGGACGCATCGGTACACCGGCAATCCTGCGGTTCAGCCGGTCCGGAGCAGCCCCATCGCCTGGTTCCTGGTTCTTCTCGGAACCGGACGGCGGGGGCATCATTCTGGACCAGATGATCCATGACCTGGACCAGGCACGATGGATTGCAGGAGACGTCGTACAGGTTTATGCCGTCCAGAACCCCCCGACCATAGAAGGCCAGGTGCCGGAAGCCGTTGCCGCTCAGGTTGTGCTCACCCATGCCAGTGGAGCCATCAGCTACATTCAGGGGGCATGGGGCCCGCGCACCATGCCCTTTCTGACCAGTTTTGAGGTCGCAGGAAGCACCGGAGTGCTCCGCTATGACTCGCGTAACGATTCCACGCTGGTGATGGATCAGGGTGCGGCACCCGAGGGGGCTTCGTATCTTCCCCCCGAGAGCCAGGCTGAAAGCCCGTATACAACGCAGATCCGCGAGTTTGCCACCGCGTTCAGCGGCGGCCCTCCCCCCAGAGTCTCAGCCGCGGACGGGGTCCTCGCCGTTGCCCTTGCCGAGGCCGCCCAGGAATCAGTCCGATCAGGCACCGCCGTCGATTTCGATTCCGCCGCCATCCTTGCACCCCTGATGAGGAGCCATGCCGTATGA
- a CDS encoding carbohydrate ABC transporter permease encodes MIFPFLWQIIMSLSTNSQVISVPPTFWPGQLQWHNFADVFTAMPFMSQFWVSVTITIIRTVGQLALCSLAGYAFARMRFPLKGLIFGIILAILMVPSQVYLIPQYQIIQGLGWLNTTAGIVAPGIFSAFGTFMMRQFFLGLPDELEEAARLDGCNPLQTFWKIMLPLAKPGLSALAIITVLWSWNDLLWPLVVSTYAESMPLSVGLATLQGQNSTNYPVLMAASLLASAPILILFLVMQRRVIDGIAFSGMK; translated from the coding sequence ATGATCTTCCCCTTCCTGTGGCAGATCATCATGTCGCTTTCAACAAATTCGCAGGTCATATCGGTGCCGCCGACATTTTGGCCCGGCCAGCTCCAGTGGCACAATTTTGCGGACGTCTTTACCGCAATGCCGTTCATGAGCCAGTTCTGGGTATCGGTGACCATAACCATCATCCGCACCGTCGGCCAGCTGGCGCTGTGCTCGCTGGCAGGGTATGCGTTCGCACGCATGAGATTTCCCCTTAAAGGGCTGATTTTCGGGATCATCCTGGCAATCCTGATGGTGCCGTCCCAGGTCTATCTGATTCCCCAATACCAGATCATCCAGGGCCTCGGTTGGCTCAACACCACAGCCGGAATTGTGGCACCGGGAATATTCAGCGCCTTCGGGACATTCATGATGCGGCAGTTCTTCCTGGGCCTACCCGATGAACTGGAGGAAGCGGCCCGCCTCGATGGATGCAACCCCCTCCAGACCTTTTGGAAGATCATGCTCCCGCTGGCGAAGCCGGGCCTGTCAGCCTTGGCGATCATTACCGTGCTGTGGTCCTGGAATGACCTCCTGTGGCCGCTTGTCGTGTCAACGTATGCCGAGAGCATGCCGCTTTCAGTAGGACTTGCAACCCTGCAAGGCCAGAACTCGACGAACTACCCCGTGCTGATGGCAGCCAGCCTCTTGGCCAGCGCACCGATCTTGATCCTGTTTCTCGTGATGCAGCGCCGAGTCATCGACGGCATCGCCTTTTCCGGCATGAAATAA
- a CDS encoding sugar ABC transporter permease — protein sequence MSVNNAAKVGAPGRAPTGGARQKSRAIRATDGWWPVLFVLPIFAGVAVFYLYPIVETAYLSFTTSGAFGGSTFTGMENYGTLASDPQIGRSLLNTLLYTAIVLCGVPIAVGLASLINRPGLRFAKIYRMTFFLPYVAMPVAISMVWRIIYNGDFGVLNFALSLFGVQGPHWISTDWLALISVAVLGLWISLGFNMIILSAGLKGIPVELYEAASIDGASRFRQFRQITVPLLTPSIFFVTVITVIGGFQLFDLLYVLLGTGNPALVNSQSLVYFFFNETFVKNDKGYGAAVAIVILVLVSIATAIQFRFQRRWVNYV from the coding sequence ATGTCAGTTAACAACGCAGCGAAGGTGGGTGCCCCGGGGCGGGCGCCCACCGGAGGGGCACGTCAGAAGTCGCGCGCCATCCGCGCCACTGATGGCTGGTGGCCTGTTCTCTTCGTCCTCCCGATCTTCGCGGGTGTAGCCGTTTTTTACCTCTACCCCATCGTGGAAACGGCATACCTGAGTTTCACGACCTCCGGGGCCTTTGGCGGCTCGACATTTACCGGGATGGAAAATTACGGGACGCTGGCTTCCGACCCCCAGATAGGCCGTTCGCTTCTCAACACCTTGCTCTATACGGCGATCGTCCTATGCGGGGTGCCAATCGCCGTCGGTCTGGCGAGTCTGATCAACCGTCCAGGACTGCGCTTCGCCAAGATTTACCGGATGACGTTTTTCCTGCCGTATGTGGCGATGCCGGTTGCCATCTCGATGGTATGGCGCATCATTTACAACGGTGATTTCGGTGTCCTGAACTTTGCGTTATCACTTTTCGGGGTGCAGGGGCCCCACTGGATATCTACCGACTGGCTGGCCTTAATCTCGGTCGCGGTACTGGGGCTGTGGATATCGCTCGGATTTAACATGATCATCTTGTCGGCTGGGTTGAAGGGGATCCCCGTCGAACTTTACGAGGCAGCATCCATCGATGGAGCCAGCCGCTTCCGCCAATTCCGCCAGATCACTGTTCCCTTGCTGACGCCGTCCATATTCTTCGTCACTGTCATCACTGTCATTGGCGGCTTCCAGCTCTTCGACCTTCTGTACGTCCTCCTGGGGACCGGGAACCCGGCCCTGGTCAACTCCCAATCACTCGTCTACTTCTTTTTCAACGAGACCTTTGTTAAAAACGACAAGGGCTACGGGGCGGCTGTCGCCATAGTCATACTGGTTCTCGTCTCCATCGCTACTGCCATCCAGTTCCGCTTTCAACGACGTTGGGTCAACTATGTCTAG